CAGCTGAAGGTGAAGTGTTCCACAAAACGTACTTTATCGAGATCAAAATGTCATCCAGTGGACTTTTAACCATTCGGGCTGGAACATGCAAGCGCCTGGTAAGTATGCGTGTGTTCAACAGTACACTATGTTAATCGTCATTCGTTGCATTACTTCGTGGAGTGTAAACATTAGCGGCTAAGCTAACTACGAGGCATTCACTTGCCATGATAGCATAAAGCTAAGAAGGCGACTTCAACTTATTCCCACTTCTGGTACCTACCATTAACTGTTGCTAACCCGATTTCAATAAATCAGCAACTAGGTTTTGAACTTTCGTGTTTGGAGTATTATGCACCACTGTCCTCCTTTTTTTAGATCCACAAATACCTCTCAAGAACCTACACCACTGGTCCATCTCTCAATGTAAGTGCAGAACTTGCAAAAAATGCATGTGCGTGGAGTGTCCACTTATTGCATAATCTATTGTGATGGTTTCAGGAAGTGGTCATTGTCAGCGCAGTCCGCACTCCAATGGGTTCCTTCAAGGGCAGTCTGGCAGCAGTTCCAGCTACAAAACTGGGCTCTGTTGCTATAAAGGGAGCAATAGAGAAAGCAGGTACATATGGTTGATGTCAAACACTTTAGGAAAATCcattaaatgacatttgatGAATTCAGGAATAAAGCCTGAAGATGTGAATGAGGTCTACATGGGGAATGTACTTCAAGCGGGTGAAGGACAGGCTCCCACCAGACAAGCCTTGCTTGGAGCAGGTGATACGTagtgtttgaaaatgtgttcacCATGCAAATATATGCATCAATACTTCTTGGAATCGAGTAATAAGAGTCAGCGTTATTCACTTTTAATTGCTTTCCAAATGAATGCAGTGGTGCAGCAACTGTGAGTTGATTTTTAAGAGATGCTTAACTTTTTCTACTTTTAGGTTTAACACTTGGCACTCCAGCAACAACGATTAATAAAGTTTGTGCATCGGGGatgaaatcaatcatgatGGCAGCTCAGAGTCTAATGTGTGGACACCAGGTAGTAAAGTGTTAAGAGTTCAATCTAATTTGcagttgcttttatttattgtgtacttttaatttttgttaaGGATGTGATGGTGGCCGGAGGTATGGAGAGCATGTCCAATGTGCCTTACGTGATGCCCCGAGAAACACCATCCTACGGTGGGGTTAAAATGGAAGACCTCATTGTGAAGGATGGACTCACTGATGTATACAATAAATTCCACATGGTAAGTCTTAAATACTAGCACAGTGAAATATgaacttttttcattcattttctgtcagCTTCATATTTCATGTGTTCACCAAACAGGGCAATTGTGCAGAGAACACCGCTAAGAAGAGCAACATCACCAGGGAGGAGCAAGACAGCTTCGCAATCGGCTCATACTCACGCAGCAAAGCAGCATACGAGTCAGGAGTTTTGGCCAAGGAGATCGTTCCAGTTAGCATCCCACAGAGAGGTTGGTTGGGAGAAGagggtggatttttttttttttttaatagtattGTTATGTAATGGTCTTGTGATTTTCAGGCAAACCTGATGTGGTCGTGTCTGAGGATGAGGAGTGGAGGCGGGTGGACTTTAGCAAAGTTCCCAAACTTAAGGCAGTGTTTCAGAAAGACAATGGTGAGGATCAATTTGCCTTccctttattctttttttggcaAATGCCTCATTTGCTTGCTAATTTTAGGCACAGTGACTGCCGCTAATGCCAGCACGCTGAACGATGGGGCTGCTGCCCTTGTGTTGATGACGGCAGATGCTGCAAAAAGACATAATGTTACTCCACTGGCCAGGATTGTATGTAAGTACAATTTATGATGAAATTAAATtccgaaaaataaacacttaaCCTCATCCAATCATTAAATTGTTGCTGGTTTGGTACTTAAAAACATCTTTGCACGttctctttttcccccccaaggtgacttaaaaaaaaaaaaaaaaagaaatcacaataTTTCActgcttttttaattttggtcTTTTATTTCTGCTACCTAGCTTTTGCTGATGCAGCTGTAGCACCAATTGATTTCCCCATTGCTCCTGCGTACGCCGTACCAAAAGTATGTACACTGAATTTAAATTCGGAGTGACCTACTTAAATAGATAATTCCAAAAATCATCTCTTTTTGGGGCTGTTAGGTCCTGGACGCTGCTGGGTTGACCAAAAATGATATCGCTATGTGGGAGATCAACGAGGCCTTCAGTGTGGTCGTTCTGGCCAACATCAAAATGCTGGACATTGATCCCACAAAAGTAAATGTCAACGGGGGAGCCGTGTCACTCGGACACCCCATTGGGTAAGCAGAAGGtgttattaaaattaaaaattgacatttttatagttAATGTTCCTATTCTCTCCTGTCAGGATGTCTGGAGCAAGAATTGTTGGTCATATGGTGCACAACCTTAAGTCGGGCCAGTACGGTCTGGCAGGTATCTGCAATGGAGGGGGTGGAGCCTCCTCTATTATTATCCAAAAgttctaaaaaacaaaaatggaaaagggACGCTTCAAGCTCCTTTAATACCCTCTGTGAAATGTGTGGTAAGGGCTCAGAGTCCGAATGGTTAGCTAAGCTCCGTTTTATTATGAAGAATGCAGTTTTTTTCTCAAGCTCCAATGCAGGTGGCCTATTTATACAGCAAACAAAGGCTCAAGTTCTATGACATCATGACTC
The sequence above is drawn from the Syngnathus acus chromosome 14, fSynAcu1.2, whole genome shotgun sequence genome and encodes:
- the acat1 gene encoding acetyl-CoA acetyltransferase, mitochondrial, which gives rise to MSSSGLLTIRAGTCKRLIHKYLSRTYTTGPSLNEVVIVSAVRTPMGSFKGSLAAVPATKLGSVAIKGAIEKAGIKPEDVNEVYMGNVLQAGEGQAPTRQALLGAGLTLGTPATTINKVCASGMKSIMMAAQSLMCGHQDVMVAGGMESMSNVPYVMPRETPSYGGVKMEDLIVKDGLTDVYNKFHMGNCAENTAKKSNITREEQDSFAIGSYSRSKAAYESGVLAKEIVPVSIPQRGKPDVVVSEDEEWRRVDFSKVPKLKAVFQKDNGTVTAANASTLNDGAAALVLMTADAAKRHNVTPLARIVSFADAAVAPIDFPIAPAYAVPKVLDAAGLTKNDIAMWEINEAFSVVVLANIKMLDIDPTKVNVNGGAVSLGHPIGMSGARIVGHMVHNLKSGQYGLAGICNGGGGASSIIIQKF